TCCCACCACCGATCCGTCCCCGAACTTCAGTACCTCGATGCCTCCGTCCACACCGGCGTGCTCCTCGCGGTCCATCGGCATCACCTGAAGCTCGACGTTCCGCAACCGTCCCACCTCTAGCAAGCGCTCCAGTTGGGGGCGCCGCAGACTCCGCCCGCCCAACGGGCGGCGCAGCGTCCACTCCTCCAGGACGAAGCTGAGCTCAGGGGCAGGATCCCGCTGGAAGATGCTCTGCCGGGCCATGCGACCAGCCGCCATCCGCTCCACCTCGTCCTCCGTGTACGCCGGCCGCCGCATCAACAGCAGCCCGCGCGCGTACTCCGGCGTCTGCAAGAGGCCGTGGATGTTGAGCGGGTCGTAGAGCTGGATCTCGACTGCCCGCTCCTCCATCTTCGCCAAGGCCCGCACCTTCTTCGGGTACCGAACCTTCGCCACGTCCTCCTTCATCGCCGAGATCAGCCCGTCCGCTCCCAGGGCCTCGTCCGCCTTGTCCAGGAACTCAGGACGGGGGATCCGCTTCCCGGCCTCGATCTTGTAGATCATGTCCTCGCCGTAACCGGTGGCCTCACCGAGCTCGGCGGCGCGCATCCCCACCGCCTCCCTCCGCAGCCTCAACTGCCGCCCCACGGTGGCGACTACGGCCACACCCCAGTCATCGTCGGGATCGACCTCCCACCCCGGCTCGTCCGCCTCGCTCTTGAGCCGCTGCGCCCCACCGTCCACCGACATACCGCACCCTTCCCTCGCCCCTTCGTGGCGCGACACCTACCCCCGGGAGGGATCCGGACAGCCCGGACAGCAGTGGACAAGCTCCGGACAGTCACCCTACGCATCGGCGTCGTCACTGTTCACGGTAGGCGGGGACGGCCACGCTCGGTGACGTGAATCCGCAGAACACCACCCAAGTCCTTTCGCCCGCACGCCACTTCACCGTTCTCCTGTCTCCCACGCCACGCGGGGCCCGGCTCGCACGCCTGCTCGCCGTCGCGTGGATGCGGGATCACGAGGTGCCGTACGGCGTGACGGAGACCGCCACCCAGGTCGTCGCCGAACTCGCCACGAACGCCGCGACGCACGGCCGGGTCGCCGGCCGGAGCTTCCGGCTCGCGCTCCTGTCGCAGCGGGATGTCCTCCGTATCGAAGTGACGGACACCCGGAGCGAGAACCTCCCGCACCTCCAACCACCCCACCCCGAGGGCGACTCCGGACGCGGGCTGCTCCTCGTCGAGGCGCTGGCCGACCGGTGGGGCGTCGGGCTCGGTCCCGTACCCAGGAAGACCGTATGGGCCGAACTCGACCTGTCACGCCCCTGACCTGCGAAGACGACTCAGCCATCGACCCCCAGAAATGCGGGCTTCGGTGGGGCGGACGGTCTCCCAAAGGACGACCACGGAGAAGGAACCCCAACCAAGCCCCACCCCTCCGCCCCGCTCAGGCCGGACTCACTCGCTTGAGCAACGAACACCAAATCGGCTGGCTTTGGGGAAGGTCGGATGATCTACCCTCAGCACGACACCACATCACCGCTGGCATGCGTCGACCTCCGCCGGGACTGCGAATCCCAACGCGAGGGCCTGACCAAGAGGAAGACAACACCTTCCCCATGGATACCCAGAACACTAAGACTTGATCCGTAATTCACCAGAGGGTGAGCTGTGGATTGCGGCCGGGGCGGTGTCCGGGCTTTCCGGCGTGGTCACGCACGAGGCGTGTCTCATCCGGGGTCGCTCGGGACCGCCGTCCGGCGGTTCGGGGAGCAGAGGTCTCACATTGCCGTGGAACTGCCGCATGACCAGCACCGCGAACGGTGATCTGGCTCGGTGCGGTTGACTCCCGCAGGGCTTCTTCCAGCCCTTGTGCGAAAACGATCTGTGCGTGCCTGGACGCGGCGGTGTCCAGGTACGCGGTCTTGGGGTCGTCCACGTCGGTGAAGCGGACGAAGGCGGCCAGGGCGGCGGAGACAAGGTCGCGCTTCCCGGTGAGGCCGCAGGCAGTGCACTTGTGCTCGCGGTCGCGGAGCGTCTTTTTCACGCGCTCGCCGCACAAGCAGTGCTGGGACAGGGCCGTGGACCAGGTGGAGGCCCGTACGAGCCGCCCGCCCGCAGCCTGACACTCACGCTCAAGAGTCGAGATCAGCAGGCCGGGGGTGGTCTGCGAGAGGCGCTTGCCCCATAGCCGGTACCAGGTGCGGATGTCGCAGTCCTCCACCACCAGCGTGGGGCCGTGGGCGGCGATGATCTGTCGGGCGACGGGGCGGGCGCGGTGGCGTCGGTGCTCGGCGGCCGATGCTGCGGCTTCGGCCTGACGGGCGCGCAGCTCCCGGTAGCCGTACGAGATTCGGTCACGCCGGAACGCCTGCTTCGGTACCCCGTCGACACGGGTAGCGCGGGCGCCGCCGGGCACGGCGACCGCCTTGACCTTGAGGCCCTTGGCGGCCCGGTCCTCGGCGCGCCTGGTCTGCTTCTTCGACAGCCCGTACTGCGCGGTGTTGGTGGCCCGGCGGGAGCGTTCCAGCGCCCGTGCACGGCCCCGCCGCTTCTTCGCCTGCTGTTCCAACAGGGCCCGTTCCTGCGGGCTGAGGGTGATCTCGGTGGACTGCGGTTTGCCGTCGGCAGGGTCCAGGGTGGCGGGCAGGGAGACGATCGAGACGTTGGAGACGTTGCCGTCCACGCCGCCGATCCTGTCCATCTCGGCGGCCTGCTGGCGCATCTGCCTGACGGCGGGGGCGGTGTAGCCGGGGCCGAGGTTCAGCAGGTGTGCCTCGTACACCCAGCCGCCCGGTGCGGACGCCTTACGGCGGCGGACGAGATCGACCTTGTGCCAGCGGCCGGGGTTGGCGAGGAAGTGTTCGACGCGGGCCCACTGGCCGGGCTGCTGCGGGATACGCACCGGGAGTACGAGGTCGCCCCGGTTCCCGTCCGGGCCGCCCGCGAACACCACGGCGAGCGGGCCGGCGTGGTCCCACCACGTGGCCTTCCTGGTACCCGGCTTTCCCGACACCGTGGCGTTGCCTGTGGGGGCAACGCCGGACGGCGCCGCCGGCACTCGCATCCTGCGAGGCTGGGCGAAGGTGTGCTGACCGCTGTCGGTGTAGGCCATGAGGTGGCCGTGGAGCGAGCCGACGAGACGGAAGGTCTCCCACTTGCGTTCAATGGTGTGGGAGCGGGCCCGGCCGGGGATACGGGTGAAGTGGTACCAGCGGCCCGTCTTCGGGCGGCCGTGCCGCTTGCCGGTGGCGTCGGCGAACAGGTGGCGCTGCACGCCGTTCCACACCTCGTCGGCCATGTGCATGGCCAGGGCCTTCGAGACGTGGTGCTTGAGATGCCCGGCGTCTTCGAGATGCTTGTACGCGCACCGCTCCAGCGCCTCACGGGACAGACCGAGGCGCTGCCGTACGGCTTTCGCCCCGCGCTCCTCACGCTCGTGGAACGCGGTCCAGTAGGCATCGACCCTGGCACGGGCGTCCCGCTTGACTGCCCGCTTGATGTTCCACATCGCGCCGAACAACTTGCCGAGCCGGGCGAGGTCGGCGGGGTCGGTGACGGCCAGCGGCAACACCATCACCGACACCATCCCGTCGTCGGGCTTCTTCCACTTCGGGGCCCTGTTCCTGCCCCGGAACCTCCGCTGCGTCTGGGCAGCCCGCATGACCATCACCCCCTCGGCATCGCCCCGGCCTCAGACCCAACGCTAGAGACCATCCCCGCACGCACGGGCGAATCACGCACACATTCACCAGCACTCGCGACACATCGCACATCTGTACGGCCAGTAGGTGGCGACGCGGCTCAAGGTCACCGTCCAGCACGTCGACAACCTCGACTGCAGCCGCACCGACTCCCCGCCCCCGCCTACACCGACCGCACCCCCTGTGGCCCGTGGACCGCCTCGCCGCCTGGCGCAGCGGCACCCGAAGCGCAGAGGTCACGTGCGGCGACGGCGCCTACCCCAGCGCCCCCGAGGTCATCACCAACAAGACCAAGAGCGAGCCGTCCGCCAAGCACCGGGCACGCGCCGAACACGGCATCAACCGACTCAAGGACTACCGCGAGCTGCGACACAATCAACTCCACCACCCGCGCCGTCGCCGTCCTCCACAACCTCAAGATCGACTGGGCGTAACTACGGAACACCTCTTAGCCCGCACGCCCAGTCCCGTAACGACGGGAAAAACCACTCCTCCCGGAGTACCCGCAGGCGCTACGGCGGCGTCGTCCACGACAACGCCCGCCACACCACCCGCTTCACGGTGGTCGGCAACCATCTCGCCCAGCACGAGAACCTGTCTCTCGTCGCCATCGGCCTGGCCGTCCACATCCAGTCCCTGCCGACCGGCGCCCAGGTCGACATCGACACCCTCTCCGAGCGCTTCCCCGAGGGAAGGACCCGGATCGCCAACGCCCTGCGCGAGCTGGAGGCCCACGGCTATCTGCGGCGCACCCGCGTACGCACCGAAGGGGGCCGCATCGTCACCCGTACGGTCTCCTGCAACCATCCGGGCAGGACAGGCGGCGGGGACGAGCCGAGCCCCCGGCCCCCGTCCCCGCCCCGGCGGGCCGCCGAGAAACCACCGCGCCGCCGAGCGCTCCCCGCCGTACCGCAGCCCGTGTATCCCACCCCGGATCTCCTCCAGACCTCCCTCGGCGTCCTCTCCGGACTCCGCCGCGAGGACGATCGCCTGCTGATCTCCGCAACGGACGCCGAACACCTGGTCCCGGGCGTCGCCGCCTGGCTGGAGCGCGATCTCACCCCGGAGGCCGTCCACCGCGCCCTGACCGCCCGCCTCCCCGAGGAACCCCTGCACCGCCCGGCCGCGTTCCTGGCCCACCGCCTCGCGGCCCAGCTCCCACCCCTGCCGCCGTTCCGCGCGCCCGAGAACCCGAATGCCGGGTACCCCCTCCAGAACTGCGACTCCTGCGACCGCGCCTACCGCGCCCCCGAACCGGGCACCTGCGGCGGCTGCCGCAGCTGACCAGCCCCTCGTTCCCACACCCTGAGGAACCTCGTGGTCAACCCACCTCATGAAGCGATGCACCACATCTTCCGGCACGACCTCCACCTCTTCAGCCGCCTGAAGGACGTGCTGGATCTTCCCCTCCCGGCCGTCGTCGACGCGGTCGTCCTGCCCAACGACCTCACCGAGACGAGGCCCGTCGAGCGCCGCGTGGACACCCTCCTGCGGCTCGACAGCACCAAGGACGGCTCCCTCCTCCTCGCCATCGAGGCGCAGGGCAAGAAGGACCCGTCCAAGCCGGCGAGCTGGGCGTACTACGTCTCGTACCTGTGGACGAAGTACGCGCTGCCGACGGCGCTGCTGGTCGTCTGCCAGGACCGCGCCACGGCGGAATGGGCCGCCCGGCCGGTTGCCAGCGGCCCCGGCTACATGCCCACCCTCAGCATCCAGCCGATCGTCGTGGGCCCGCACAACATGCCCGTCATCACCGACCCGGCCAAGGCCGCCGAGGACCTGGCACTCGCCGCTCTGTCAGCCATCACGCACGCGGGCGATCCGGACATCGGTGCCATACTGAAAGCACTGTCCGGCGCGCTGGCAGGCGTTCCCGAGAACGTCGCCGACCCGATCATCGAATTCACCGCACAGGGGCTGAGCAAGCGCCCGGCCCAAGACCTCTGGAGGACCCTGGTGGCCGTGGACCTCTCCTTCTACAAGTCGTACCTCTCCGAAGAACTCCGGGAGGAAGGCCGAACCGAAGGCAAGGCCGAAGGCAAGGCCGAGGGCAAGGCCGAAGGCCGCGCCGAGGCCAGCGCCGCCGCCATACTGCTGGTCCTGGAACAGCGCGGCCTCGACGTGCCCGACGACGTCCGCGACCGCGTCACCGGCTGCGGCGATCCCGAGACGCTGCGCGGCTGGCTGACCCGTGCCGTCACGGCGTCCTCGGCCGAGGAGATCTTCGGGGACGAAGCGTAGGGATCCGGCCGCCCGCGCCGCCTGACGAATGCGTTGCCGACCACCGACCACCGACCGCCTGACAACCGACTCGGCTGATCTCCGCCGCGTATGCCGAAGGGGCCCGGGACCGTATCCACGGTTCCGGGCCCCTTCGGGTGACAGAACGTCAGTGACTACCGCGCGGCGTCCGGGTGGACCGCCTCCGTGACCGGGCGCTCGTCGGACGGCTTCTCCGCCGCCTTCTCGACCGGCTTGCGCAGCTGGATGTTCAGCTCGCGCAGGCGGGACTCGTCCAGCTCGGTCGGGGCGCCCATCAGGAGGTCCTGGGCGTTGCCGTTGAGCGGGAAGGCGATCGTCTCGCGGATGTTGGGCTCGTCCGCGAGGAGCATGACGATGCGGTCGACGCCGGGGGCGATGCCGCCGTGCGGCGGGGCGCCGTACTCGAAGGCGCGGAGCATGCCCGCGAACTCGTGCTCGACGGTCTCGCGCGAGTAGCCCGCGATCTCGAAGGCCTTGAACATGATCTCGGGCTCGTGGTTCCGGATCGCGCCCGAGGACAGCTCGATGCCGTTGCAGACGATGTCGTACTGCCAGCCGAGGATGTCCAGCGGGTCCTGGGTCTCCAGGGCCTCGAGACCGCCCTGCGGCATCGAGAAGGGGTTGTGCGAGAAGTCGATCTTGCCGGTCTCCTCGTCCTTCTCGTACATCGGGAAGTCGACGATCCACGCGAAGCGGAAGACGTTCTCCTCGAACTGGCCGGCGCGCTTGGCGGCCTCGACCCGGACCGGGCCCATGATCTTGGAGACCTCGTCGAACTCGCCCGCGCCGAAGAAGATCGCGTGACCCGGCTCCAGGCCGAGGCGCTCGGTGAGGACCTTGACGTTCTCCTCGGTGAGGAACTTGGCGATCGGGCCGGTGAGGGCGTTGCCCTCGCCGACGCGGACCCAGGCCAGGCCCTTCGCGCCGAGGGAGACCGCGAAGTCGCCGAGCGCGTCGAAGAACTTGCGGGGCTGGTCACCAGTGTTCGGCACGGCCAGGGCACGGACGTGCTTGCCGGCGAAGGCCTTGAACTCGGACGCCTCGAAGACGTCGGAGATGTCGACGAGCTCCAGGGCCGTGCGCAGGTCGGGCTTGTCGTTGCCGTACTTGAGCATCGACTCGCGGAACGGGATCCGCGGGAAGGGGGACGTGACGTGGCGTCCGCCGCCGAACTCCTCGAAGATCTCCGTCATCAGCTTCTCGATCGGCTGGAAGACGTCCTCCTGCTCGACGAAGCTCATCTCGACGTCGAGCTGGTAGAACTCGCCCGGCGAGCGGTCCGCGCGGGCGTCCTCGTCGCGGAAGCAGGGCGCGATCTGGAAGTACCGGTCGAAGCCGGAGATCATCAGCAGCTGCTTGAACTGCTGCGGCGCCTGCGGCAGCGCGTAGAACTTGCCCGGGTTCAGGCGGGACGGGACGACGAAGTCGCGGGCGCCCTCGGGGGAGGTCGCGGCGAGGATCGGGGTCGCCATCTCGTTGAAGCCGAGGGCCACCATCTTGGAGCGGATGGAGGCGATGACGGCGGAGCGCAACATGATGTTGCGGTGCATGCGCTCGCGGCGCAGGTCGAGGAAGCGGTACTCCAGGCGCCGCTCCTCGTTGACGCCGTCGTCGGCGTTGATGGTGAACGGGATCTGCTTCGCGGCACCCAGGACCTCGACCGTGACGGCCTCGATCTCGACCTCGCCGGTGGCGAGCTCCGGGTTGACGTTCTCCGCGCCACGCGAGACGACCTTGCCGTCGACGCGGACGACGGTCTCCTTCGTCAGCTTGTCGAGGACCTCGGCCGCGGCGGTGCCGGGGCGGGCGACGAGCTGCGTGATGCCGTAGTGGTCGCGCAGATCGATGAAGAGGATGCCGCCCAGGTCGCGCCGATTGTGCAGCCAGCCGCTCAGCCGGACGTCGGTGCCGACGTCAGAGGCGCGGAGCTCGCCGCAGGTGTGGGACCTGTACCGATGCATCGTCGTTCATCCAGTCTTCGGGATCTTGGGATGGGGCGCCGTCACCGCACGCCGTGACTCGCGGGACGCAAGTCACAGGACACGCAGACAGACCCACCCAGGGTACCGGCCTGCCCATGATCCCTTTTCGAATACTCTCAGTGGCGACCTGCTGTCCGATATTCATAAAGTGGGGCAATGCGCACCGAGGACGTCCTGGCCGCGATCGCGACCGGCCTGTGGCGCTGGGACAACGCGTCCGGGATCGTCTCGCTCGACGCCGAGGCGGCCCGGCTCCTCGGGCTGCCCGCCGAGTCCGTCCAGCTCACCGAGGCGGCCGTACGGGCCCGTTTTCACCCGGTCGACTGGAACGAGATCGACGGGGTCGTCCATCTGGCCGTCGCCGAGGACACCCTCGCCGAGGCCAGGCTGCGGATCATGGACGGGCACGGCCGGGTGATCCGTACCGTACGGAGCAGGTCGAAGCCGCTCATCGAGGGTGACGACTACCAGCTGGTCGGCACCCTCCAGGAGGTCGCCGAGCAGCTCCCCGGCACCGCCGCGCACACCCCGATCACCGGCGACTGGCGCCGCTCCCGCGAGGCCTTCCTGCTCGACGCGGGGCGGGCGCTCGCCGAGGCCCGGTCGACGGCCGAGGTCCTGCGGGTGGCGGCCTCGCTCTCCATGCCGGGCTTCTCCCCCGACGGGCTCGCCGTCTTCGGCGTGGCCGGCGACCGGCTGACCGTCATCGGCCACCACGGACACGACCAGGGCGACGAGGGACCGTTCTCGTCGATGTCGCTCGACACCGACTACCCGGCGGCCGAGGTCGTACGGAACGGGCGGGCGATCTACCTGCCGACGCCGGACGAGTACCTGCGCCGCTACCCCACGACCTGGCCGCTCGCCCAGCGCTTCGGCCGCCGCTCCTGGGCCTTCGTGCCGCTGGTCGTCGCCGGGCGCACCATGGGCGCCTGGATGGCCGCCTTCAAGCACCCGGTCGCCTTCACGCCCGACGAGCGCTCGGTGCTCACGACGGTGGCGCGGATGCTCGCGCAGGCCCTCGCGCGCGCCGGGGTGGCCGAGTCGGAGCGCGAGCTGTCCCTGGGGCTCCAGCGGACGATGATGCCGGTCCTCGGCCCCGGCATCCCCGGCATCCAGGTCGCCGCCCGGTACGTGCCGACCGGTGGCGGGCTCCAGGTCGGCGGCGACTGGTACGACATGATCCGGCTGCCCGGCGGCACGTCCCGCACCGGCGGCCACGGCGCCGGGCGCATCGCCCTCGTCATCGGCGACGTCCAGGGCCACGACGTGCGGGCGGCGGGCCTGATGGGGCAGCTGCGGATCGCCCTCCGCGCGTACGCCTCCGAGGGCCACCGGCCGGACGCGGTGCTCTCGCGGGCCTCGCGCTTCCTGTACGGGATCACGGACGACGACGGGGAGAACGGCGGCCCGCGCTTCGCGACCTGCCTCTACCTGGAGGTCGACCTGGAGACGGGCACCGTCGACATCGCCCGGGCGGGCCATCCGGACCCTGCCGTACGGATGAACGACGGAACGGTCCTCCTGAGGCCCACGGCCGGCGGGCTCCCGCTCGGCATCGTCCCCGACACGGACTACCCCACGACCCGGCTCACCCTGGATCCCGGCGAGACGCTGATGATCTGCACCGACGGCCTCCTGGAGACCGGCGGGCACGACCTGGACACCGGCTGGGAGCGGGTCAGGAAGATCCTGGAGTCCCACGACGGCGAGGACCTGGAGCAGCTCGCCGACACCCTCGTCGAGGCCGTCCACGGCCCCGGCTCGCACCACACGACGGGCCCGCTCGCCGACCGCCGCGAGGACGACATCGCGGTCCTGCTGCTCTCCCGCCGGCCCGTGGGCCCGGTGGTGGAGGCCCCGCGCCGCACCCTGATGACGATCGCCCAGGCGGAGCCGGAGCGGATCGCCGAGGCCCGCGAGCAGCTGCGGCAGCTGCTGCACGACTGGGCGGACGAGGAGCAGCTCGACTCGGCGGTCCTGATGGTCTCCGAGATGACCACCAACGTCCTCGTCCACACGGACGGTGACGCCCTCCTGGTCGCCGAGGTCGCCTGCGCGGAGGAGGGGCGGCGGCTGCGCGTGGAGGTCTCCGACCAGAGCGACGAGCTGCCGCACAAGCGGCACCCGGGCGAGATGGCGTCGAGCGGCCGGGGCCTGATGCTGATGGAGATGCTGGCGGACGCGTGGGGCGTCGACCCGCGGGGCGAGGGCAAGTCGATCTGGTTCGAACTGAACGAGCGACCGTCGGGGAAGGGCTGCTGCGGGTAGGAGGCGCGGCGGGGCCCCGCCCGCTTCCACCGGCGCGCGGCGCGCCTCGCACGACCGCGCGGCGCCTCGCACGGCGCGCGCCCCTCCCCCGTACGGCGCAGACTGGTGTCGTACGGCCGCCCGGGGGGACCACGGAGTTCGCCATGGACACCCACAAGGTCGGCAGTGACACCACCGTGCTGGCCGACAGCCTCGAAGTCCCCGGGATCGGGCACATCCCCGCCAACGCCTACGTCCTGACCGCCGCCGAACCGGTCGTCGTCGACACCGGCCTCTCGGTCGAGGACCGTGACTTCGTCGCGGCGCTCGGCGAGGTCATGGACCCGGCCGACGTGCGCTGGATCTGGCTCACCCATCCCGACCGCGACCACACGGGCGGGATCTTCGACCTGCTCGACGCCGCCCCGCACGCGCGCGTGGTCACGACCTTCGTCGGCGCGGGCATCATGACGACCGAGCGGGCGCTGCCCATGGACCGGGTGTACTTCCTCAACCCGGGCCAGTCCCTCGACGTGGGCGACCGCGCGCTGCACGCCTTCCGGCCGCCGCTCTTCGACAACCCGGCCACCGTCGGCTTCTACGACGACCGGACCCGGATCTGCTTCAGCTCCGACTGCTTCGGCGGCCCGATGCCGAGCGCCGAGATCGCGGAGAGCGGGCACGCGAGCGACCTCAAGCCGGAGGACCTGCGGCAGGCGCAGCTGCTGTGGGCGTCGATCGACAGCCCGTGGGTGCACATCGTGGACCCGGAGAAGTACCGGGCGACGATCGCGCCGCTGCGGGAGATGAACCCGGAGATCGTGCTGTGCACGCACCTCCCGCCGGCCGTACGGATGACGGACCGGATGCTGGAGACGCTCGCGCTGGCCCCGGACGCCGACCCGTTCGTCGGCCCCGACCAGGTGGCCCTGGAACAGCTCCTGGCCTCCTTCGAGCCGGGCGGGATGGCAGCGGCCTGATCGACGAGACACCCCTAGGCGGTGCCCTCAGGCGCCGCCGCGGTTCCCTCCGGCGGCGCGTCGCGGGGCACCTCGTACCGCGAACGCAGCTCACCGAGGATCCCCGTCGCCGCGGCGGTCAGCGGTACGGCGAGCAGCATCCCGAGGATGCCGGCGACGGACGCGCCCGCCGTGATCGCCAGCATGACCGCGGCGGGATGCATCTGCACGGTCTTGCTCTGCACGAAGGGCTGCAGGACGTTCCCCTCCAGGACCTGGACGGCCAGGACGATGCCGAGCACCCACAGCGCGATGGCGAAGCCCCGGTCGGCGAGGGCGACGAGGACGGCGACGGCGCCGGAGAGGAAGGCCCCGAGGTACGGGATGTACGCGGTGACGAAGACGAGCGCGGCGAGTCCCACCGCGCCCGGCACGTCGAGGACGAGCAGTCCCGCGCCGATGATGACCGCGTCGACCAGGGCGACGAAGGTCGTCCCGCGCATGTACCCCTCGACGGCCTCGAACGCCCGGCGGGCCATGGCTTCGACGAGGTCGCCGGTGGCGCGGGGGGCGAGGGAGCGCAGGGCGCCGGCGGCGCGGTCCCCGTCCTTCAGGAAGAAGAAGATGAGGAGCATCGCGAGGACGGCGGTGGCCATCATCTCGCCGACGACGCTGAGGCCGCTGATCACCCCGGAGGCGGCGGTGCCGCCGAACCGCTTGAGGAGGCCCTCGGCGTTCGCGGCGAGGTCGTCGAGGGAGGTGCCGGCCGCGCCGAAGTGCTTCGCGATGTCCTCGGCGGCCTGCCGCAGCGAGTCGACGATCTGACTGCCGCTCTCGATGAGCGCGAGGACGACGATGTACGTGGCGCCGCCGACGACCGCGACGACGGCGACGACGGTGAGCGCGGCGGCGAGCGCCTTCCGCACCTTCATGCGGAGCAGCCGCCGGTAGAGCGGCCCGAGGAGGGCGGTGCCGAGGATCGCGAGGAGGACGGGGGTGACGGCCGTCTGGAAGAAGATGCACAACCAGATGCCGACGGCGGCGACCCCCGCGGCGAGCAGCAGGACGACACACCAGGCGGCGAAGCGACGGGCGGGTTCGGGGAGGAGCGCTCTGGTCGTCTGCACCCGTCCACCGGACCACGCGCTTCGGCGTGTCGTCGCGCGCTGACGGCCGTACGGGTGACATCCCGTCAGTGACCGGCCGGTGATCCGTCAGCGCGCTCCCCGCACTCCCTTACCGCTAGGCGCCCGTAACGCTGTTCACCTACTCGCCCGTACCGCCACTCGCCCGTCCCTTGATTCGCTCTCCCGTCATCCGCTCATCCCGTCATTCGCCCATCCCGTCATTCGCCCATCCCGTCATTCGCCCATCCCGTCATTCGCCCATCCCGTGCACCGCCGGGATCGTGCCGAGCCGGCCCGCCTGGAAGTCCTCGAAGGCCTGGCGGAGTTCGTCCTGGGTGTTCATGACGAACGGGCCGTAGTGCGCCATGGGCTCGCGGATCGGCAGGCCGCCGAGGAGCACGACCTCCAGGTCCGGGGTGTTCCCGTCCTGCTTCTCGTCGGCGCGCAGGGTGAGCGCGCCGCCCTTGCCGAAGACGGCGGTCTGGCCCGTGCGGACCGGGCGGCGCTCGGCGCCGACGGTTCCGCGGCCGGCCATGACGTACGCGAGGCCGTTGAAGTCCTCGCGCCACGGCAGGCTGATCTCGGCGCCCGGCCGCAGGGTGGCGTGGATCATCGTGATGGGGGTGTGGGTGATGCCGGGGCCCTCGTGGCCGTCGAGCTCGCCCGCGATGACGCGGAGCAGCACGCCGCCGTCGGGGGAGGTGAGCAGCTGGACCTGGCCGCCGCGGATGTCCTGGTAGCGGGGGGCCATCATCTTGTCGGCCGCGGGCAGGTTCACCCAGAGCTGGAGCCCGTGGAAGAGTCCGCCGCTGACGACGAGGGCCTCCGGCGGGGCCTCGATGTGGAGGAGGCCGGCGCCCGCGGTCATCCACTGGGTGTCACCGTTGGTGATGGTGCCGCCGCCGCCGTTGGAGTCCTGGTGGTCGAAGGTGCCGTCGATGATGTAGGTGACGGTCTCGAAACCGCGGTGGGGGTGCCAGGGCGTGCCCTTGGGCTCGCCGGGGGCGTACTCCACCTCGCCCATCTGGTCCATCATGATGAACGGGTCGAGGTACTGGTAGTTGATCCCGGCGAACGCGCGTCGCACCGGGAATCCCTCGCCCTCGAAGCCGGACGGGGCCGTGGTGACGGCCAGCACGGGGCGGGAGACGGCGTCGGCCGGGGCGGCGACGCGCGGCAGGGTGAGCGGGTTCTCGACAGTCACAGCGGGCATGACCGGACCTCCTAGGTGTGACCTTGTATGTCCACTTTAGTTGAACGCTGAACTTTCTGCCACCAGGAACGCGGAACGCCCGGGAGGAATTCCTCCCGGGCGCCTCATGAGGTCAAGGATCGGTCAGCCGTACATCCGGCGCATCGCGTAGTCGACCATCTGCTCCACGGCCTTCGCGTCGAAGACCATGCGGTGGTCGCCCTCCATGTCGAGAACGAAGCCGTAGCCGGTCGGCAGCAGGTCGATCACCTCGGCGCCGGTGATGACGAAGTACTTCGACTCCTTGCCCGCGTACCGCCGCAGCTCCTTGAGCGAGGTGAACATCGGGATCACCGGCTGCTGGGTGTTGTGCAGGGCCAGGAAGCCGGGGTTGTCGCCACGCGGGCAGTAGACCTTGGAGGTCGCGAAGACCTGCTGGAAGTCCTCGGGGGCGAGGGTGCCGGTGGTG
Above is a genomic segment from Streptomyces sp. NBC_00094 containing:
- a CDS encoding helix-turn-helix transcriptional regulator yields the protein MSVDGGAQRLKSEADEPGWEVDPDDDWGVAVVATVGRQLRLRREAVGMRAAELGEATGYGEDMIYKIEAGKRIPRPEFLDKADEALGADGLISAMKEDVAKVRYPKKVRALAKMEERAVEIQLYDPLNIHGLLQTPEYARGLLLMRRPAYTEDEVERMAAGRMARQSIFQRDPAPELSFVLEEWTLRRPLGGRSLRRPQLERLLEVGRLRNVELQVMPMDREEHAGVDGGIEVLKFGDGSVVGRSPVVANGRPVTERKQLHILELRYGIIRAQALAPRESTALIEQLLGET
- a CDS encoding ATP-binding protein yields the protein MNPQNTTQVLSPARHFTVLLSPTPRGARLARLLAVAWMRDHEVPYGVTETATQVVAELATNAATHGRVAGRSFRLALLSQRDVLRIEVTDTRSENLPHLQPPHPEGDSGRGLLLVEALADRWGVGLGPVPRKTVWAELDLSRP
- a CDS encoding zinc ribbon domain-containing protein, which gives rise to MRAAQTQRRFRGRNRAPKWKKPDDGMVSVMVLPLAVTDPADLARLGKLFGAMWNIKRAVKRDARARVDAYWTAFHEREERGAKAVRQRLGLSREALERCAYKHLEDAGHLKHHVSKALAMHMADEVWNGVQRHLFADATGKRHGRPKTGRWYHFTRIPGRARSHTIERKWETFRLVGSLHGHLMAYTDSGQHTFAQPRRMRVPAAPSGVAPTGNATVSGKPGTRKATWWDHAGPLAVVFAGGPDGNRGDLVLPVRIPQQPGQWARVEHFLANPGRWHKVDLVRRRKASAPGGWVYEAHLLNLGPGYTAPAVRQMRQQAAEMDRIGGVDGNVSNVSIVSLPATLDPADGKPQSTEITLSPQERALLEQQAKKRRGRARALERSRRATNTAQYGLSKKQTRRAEDRAAKGLKVKAVAVPGGARATRVDGVPKQAFRRDRISYGYRELRARQAEAAASAAEHRRHRARPVARQIIAAHGPTLVVEDCDIRTWYRLWGKRLSQTTPGLLISTLERECQAAGGRLVRASTWSTALSQHCLCGERVKKTLRDREHKCTACGLTGKRDLVSAALAAFVRFTDVDDPKTAYLDTAASRHAQIVFAQGLEEALRESTAPSQITVRGAGHAAVPRQCETSAPRTAGRRSRATPDETRLVRDHAGKPGHRPGRNPQLTLW
- a CDS encoding helix-turn-helix domain-containing protein — encoded protein: MVGNHLAQHENLSLVAIGLAVHIQSLPTGAQVDIDTLSERFPEGRTRIANALRELEAHGYLRRTRVRTEGGRIVTRTVSCNHPGRTGGGDEPSPRPPSPPRRAAEKPPRRRALPAVPQPVYPTPDLLQTSLGVLSGLRREDDRLLISATDAEHLVPGVAAWLERDLTPEAVHRALTARLPEEPLHRPAAFLAHRLAAQLPPLPPFRAPENPNAGYPLQNCDSCDRAYRAPEPGTCGGCRS
- the aspS gene encoding aspartate--tRNA ligase — its product is MHRYRSHTCGELRASDVGTDVRLSGWLHNRRDLGGILFIDLRDHYGITQLVARPGTAAAEVLDKLTKETVVRVDGKVVSRGAENVNPELATGEVEIEAVTVEVLGAAKQIPFTINADDGVNEERRLEYRFLDLRRERMHRNIMLRSAVIASIRSKMVALGFNEMATPILAATSPEGARDFVVPSRLNPGKFYALPQAPQQFKQLLMISGFDRYFQIAPCFRDEDARADRSPGEFYQLDVEMSFVEQEDVFQPIEKLMTEIFEEFGGGRHVTSPFPRIPFRESMLKYGNDKPDLRTALELVDISDVFEASEFKAFAGKHVRALAVPNTGDQPRKFFDALGDFAVSLGAKGLAWVRVGEGNALTGPIAKFLTEENVKVLTERLGLEPGHAIFFGAGEFDEVSKIMGPVRVEAAKRAGQFEENVFRFAWIVDFPMYEKDEETGKIDFSHNPFSMPQGGLEALETQDPLDILGWQYDIVCNGIELSSGAIRNHEPEIMFKAFEIAGYSRETVEHEFAGMLRAFEYGAPPHGGIAPGVDRIVMLLADEPNIRETIAFPLNGNAQDLLMGAPTELDESRLRELNIQLRKPVEKAAEKPSDERPVTEAVHPDAAR